In Miscanthus floridulus cultivar M001 chromosome 5, ASM1932011v1, whole genome shotgun sequence, one genomic interval encodes:
- the LOC136454926 gene encoding probable mediator of RNA polymerase II transcription subunit 26c, with amino-acid sequence MPMKLWFLMCRCLLVEALQTLRVAPVPHGALASTDLARAVGALGKHGSAWIRTLAGDVVRGWSTAIDGAKATAEEELDKLSDDRIPRQGISTAVKKPVDAQSEKMKAKKLIVTQSEKIEAKKPVAAQSEKMETKKLIVTQSEKMENTKRKLREGYEEAKKIKRLHTIQKIEDKEAPKLLEQSQRKMHRVPARCRISSGVRRSLLPSLQLI; translated from the coding sequence ATGCCCATGAAACTTTGGTTTCTCATGTGCCGCTGCCTGCTGGTGGAAGCGCTCCAGACTCTGCGGGTGGCGCCCGTCCCGCACGGTGCGCTGGCGTCCACCGACCTCGCAAGGGCCGTCGGCGCCCTCGGGAAGCACGGGTCGGCCTGGATCCGCACCCTCGCGGGCGACGTCGTGCGCGGGTGGAGCACAGCCATTGACGGCGCTAAAGCTACAGCAGAGGAGGAGCTCGACAAGCTCTCTGATGATCGGATCCCACGCCAGGGCATCTCTACAGCAGTCAAGAAGCCGGTCGACGCTCAAAGCGAGAAGATGAAGGCCAAGAAGCTGATTGTCACTCAAAGCGAGAAGATCGAGGCTAAGAAGCCGGTCGCTGCTCAAAGCGAGAAGATGGAGACCAAGAAGCTGATCGTCACTCAAAGCGAGAAGATGGAGAATACTAAACGGAAGCTACGTGAGGGTTACGAAGAAGCCAAGAAGATCAAACGTCTTCACACGATTCAGAAGATCGAGGATAAGGAGGCACCAAAGCTTTTGGAGCAAAGCCAACGGAAGATGCATAGAGTTCCAGCAAGATGTAGGATCTCCTCAGGCGTTCGTCGTTCTTTGCTTCCCTCTCTTCAGCTGATTTAG